Proteins encoded by one window of Sorex araneus isolate mSorAra2 chromosome 3, mSorAra2.pri, whole genome shotgun sequence:
- the LOC101550765 gene encoding olfactory receptor 10G2: MGKTKNTSLDNVVTEFILLGLAHPPNLKILFFLVFLIIYILTQLGNLLILLTVWADPKLHARPMYILLGVLSFLDMWLSSVIVPRLILDFTPASKAIPYGGCVAQLYFFHFLGSTQCFLYTLMAYDRYLAICLPLRYPVLMNGRLCTILVAGAWIAGSIHGSIQATLTFRLPYCGPNEVDYFICDIPAVLRLACADTTVNELVTFVDIGVVAASCFMLILLSYANIVYAILKISTADGRRRAFSTCGSHLTVVTIYYVPCIFIYLRAGSKSPLDGAVAVFYTVVTPLLNPLIYTLRNQDVKSALKRITTGCGVTNENK; this comes from the coding sequence ATgggaaaaaccaaaaatacatcCTTGGACAACGTGGTGACAGAATTCATTCTCCTGGGCTTAGCTCATCCTCCAAACCTGAAAATCCTCTTTTTCCTGGTCTTTCTCATCATTTACATCCTGACTCAGCTGGGAAACCTCCTCATTCTGCTCACCGTGTGGGCTGACCCAAAGCTCCATGCACGTCCCATGTACATTCTTCTGGGAGTACTCTCATTCCTGGACATGTGGCTGTCCTCGGTCATTGTTCCTCGGCTAATTTTAGATTTTACTCCAGCCAGCAAGGCAATCCCATATGGTGGTTGTGTGGCTCAGTTATATTTCTTTCACTTCCTGGGCAGTACCCAGTGCTTCCTCTACACCttgatggcctatgacaggtaccTGGCCATATGTCTGCCCCTCCGCTACCCTGTGCTCATGAATGGAAGATTATGCACCATCCTTGTGGCTGGAGCTTGGATAGCTGGCTCCATCCATGGCTCTATCCAGGCCACCCTGACCTTCCGCCTGCCCTACTGTGGACCCAATGAGGTAGATTATTTTATCTGTGATATCCCCGCAGTATTGAGACTGGCCTGTGCTGACACAACTGTCAATGAGTTGGTGACATTCGTGGACATTGGGGTAGTGGCTGCCAGTTGCTTCATGTTGATTCTGCTCTCCTATGCCAACATAGTTTATGCCATCCTGAAGATAAGCACTGCAGATGGGCGGCGCCGGGCCTTCTCCACTTGTGGCTCCCACCTGACAGTGGTCACTATCTACTATGTCCCCTGTATTTTCATCTACCTTCGGGCTGGATCCAAGAGTCCCTTGGATGGGGCTGTGGCTGTGTTTTACACAGTTGTCACACCATTACTGAACCCCCTCATTTACACACTAAGGAATCAAGATGTGAAGTCGGCTCTGAAGAGAATAACAACAGGTTGTGGGgtcacaaatgaaaataaataa